One segment of Balaenoptera ricei isolate mBalRic1 chromosome 8, mBalRic1.hap2, whole genome shotgun sequence DNA contains the following:
- the DAGLA gene encoding diacylglycerol lipase-alpha: protein MPGIVVFRRRWSVGSDDLVLPAIFLFLLHTTWFVILSVVLFGLVYNPHEACSLNLVDHGRGYLGILLSCMIAEMAIIWLSMRGGILYTEPRESMQYVLYVRLAILVIEFIYAIVGIVWLTQYYTSCNDLTAKNVTLGMVVCNWVVILSVCITVLCVFDPTGRTFVKLRATKRRQRNLRTYNLRHRLEEGQATSWSRRLKVFLCCTRTKDSQSDAYSEIAYLFAEFFRDLDIVPSDIIAGLVLLRQRQRAKRNAVLDEANNDILAFLSGMPVTRNTKYLDLKNSQEMLRYKEVCYYMLFALAAYGWPMYLMRKPACGLCQLARSCSCCLCPARPRFAPGVTIEEDNCCGCNAIAIRRHFLDENMTAVDIVYTSCHDAVYETPFYVAVDHDKKKVVISIRGTLSPKDALTDLTGDAERLPVEGHHGTWLGHKGMVLSAEYIKKKLEQEMVLSQAFGRDLGRGTKHYGLIVVGHSLGAGTAAILSFLLRPQYPTLKCFAYSPPGGLLSEDAMEYSKEFVTAVVLGKDLVPRIGLSQLEGFRRQLLDVLQRSTKPKWRIIVGATKCIPKSELPEEVEVTTLASTRLWTHPSDLTIALSASTPLYPPGRIIHVVHNHPAEQCCCCEQEEPTYFAIWGDNKAFNEVIISPAMLHEHLPYVVMEGLNKVLENYNKGKTALLSAAKVMVSPTEVDLTPELIFQQQPLPTGPPVPAGLALELPAADHRNSSVRSKSQSEMSLEGFSEGQLLSPVAAAARQDPVELLLLSTQERLAAELQARRAPLATVESLSDTESLYSFDSRRSSGFRSIRGSPSLHAVLERDEGHLFYIDPAIPEENPSLSSRTELLAADSLSKHSQDTQPLEATLGSGGVTPERPPSAAAHDELEEGGGGGAAPRSGELALHDGRLGDSPSPQVLEFAEFIDSLFNLDSKSSSFQDLYCMVVPESPTSDYAEGPKSPSQQEILLRAQFEPNLVPKPPRLFAGSADPSSGVSLSPSFPLSSSGELMDLTPTGLSSQECLAVDKIRTSTPTGHGASPAKQDDLVISAR, encoded by the exons GTTTGTGATCCTGTCCGTGGTGCTCTTCGGCCTGGTCTACAACCCGCACGAGGCCTGCTCCCTGAACCTGGTGGACCACGGCCGCGGTTACCTGGGCATTTTGCTGAGCTGCATGATCGCTGAGATGGCCATCATCTGGCTGAGCATGCGCGGCGGCATCCTCTACACGGAGCCCCGCGAATCCATGCAGTACGTGCTCTACGTGCGCCTGG CCATCCTGGTGATTGAGTTCATCTACGCCATCGTGGGCATCGTCTGGCTCACTCAGTACTACACCTCCTGCAATGACCTCACTGCCAAAAACGTAACGCTCG GGATGGTCGTCTGCAACTGGGTGGTCATCCTGAGCGTCTGTATCACTGTCCTCTGCGTCTTCGACCCCACGGGCCGCACCTTCGTCAAGCTGAGGGCCACCAAGAGGAGGCAGCGCAACCTGCGGACCTACAACCTGCG GCACCGCTTAGAAGAGGGTCAGGCCACCAGCTGGTCGCGCCGGCTCAAAGTGTTCCTCTGCTGTACTCGGACGAAGGACTCCCAGTCA GACGCCTACTCGGAAATCGCCTACCTCTTTGCCGAGTTTTTCCGAGACCTGGACATCGTGCCCTCCGACATCATCGCTGGCCTGGTGTTGCTCCGGCAGCGGCAGCGGGCCAAGCGCAACGCCGTGCTGGACGAG GCCAACAATGACATCCTGGCCTTCCTGTCTGGGATGCCGGTGACCAGAAACACCAAGTACCTCGACCTCAAGAACTCG CAAGAGATGCTCCGCTACAAGGAGGTCTGCTACTACATGCTCTTTGCCCTGGCTGCCTACGGGTGGCCCATGTACCTGATGCGGAAGCCGGCCTGTGGCCTCTGCCAGCTGGCCCGGTCCTGCTC GTGCTGCTTGTGTCCCGCACGGCCCCGGTTTGCCCCTGGAGTTACCATCGAGGAAGACAACTGCTGCGGCTGCAACGCCATCGCCATCCGGCGCCACTTCCTGGACGAGAACATGACCGCGGTGGACATCGTCTACACCTCCTGCCATGATGCG GTCTATGAAACCCCCTTCTACGTGGCAGTGGACCACGATAAGAAGAAAGTGGTGATCAGTATCCGGGGAACCCTGTCCCCCAAG GACGCCCTGACAGACCTGACCGGTGACGCCGAGCGCCTCCCTGTGGAGGGGCACCATGGCACCTGGCTGGGACACAAG GGAATGGTCCTCTCGGCTGAGTACATCAAAAAGAAGCTGGAGCAGGAGATGGTCCTGTCCCAGGCCTTCGGGCGAGACCTG GGCCGCGGAACCAAACACTACGGCCTGATAGTGGTGGGCCACTCCCTGGGTGCAGGCACTGCTgccatcctctccttcctcctgcgCCCCCAGTACCCGACCCTCAAGTGCTTTGCCTACTCCCCCCCAGGGGGCCTGCTGAG CGAGGACGCCATGGAGTATTCCAAGGAGTTTGTGACAGCTGTGGTCCTGGGCAAAGACCTTGTCCCCAG GATCGGCCTCTCCCAGCTGGAAGGCTTCCGCAGACAGCTCCTGGATGTCCTGCAGCGAAGCACCAAGCCCAAG TGGCGAATCATTGTAGGGGCCACAAAATGCATCCCCAAGTCGGAGCTGCCCGAGGAGGTGGAGGTGACCACCCTGGCCAGCACGCGGCTCTGGACCCACCCCAGTGACCTGACCATCGCCCTGTCAGCCAGCACCCCTCTCTACCCCCCCGGCCGCATCATCCACGTGGTCCACAACCACCCAGCGGAGCAGTGCTG CTGCTGCGAGCAAGAGGAGCCCACGTACTTCGCCATCTGGGGCGACAACAAGGCCTTCAACGAGGTGATCATCTCGCCGGCCATGCTGCACGAGCACCTCCCCTACGTGGTCATGGAGGGGCTCAACAAG GTGCTGGAGAACTACAACAAGGGCAAGACGGCCCTGCTCTCTGCTGCGAAGGTCATGGTGAGCCCCACGGAGGTGGACCTGACTCCCGAGCTCATCTTCCAGCAGCAGCCGCTGCCCACGGGACCACCCGTGCCCGCCGGCCTGGCCCTGGAGCTGCCCGCCGCAGACCACCGAAACAGCAGTGTCAG gAGCAAGTCCCAGTCTGAGATGAGCCTGGAGGGCTTCTCGGAGGGGCAGCTGCTGTCCCCCGTGGCCGCGGCAGCCCGCCAGGACCCGGtggagctgctgctgctgtccACCCAGGAGCGGCTGGCAGCCGAGCTGCAGGCGCGGCGGGCGCCGCTGGCCACCGTGGAGAGCCTCTCGGACACGGAGTCGCTGTACAGCTTCGACTCGCGCCGCTCCTCCGGCTTCCGCAGCATCCGCGGCTCGCCCAGCCTCCACGCCGTGCTGGAGCGCGACGAGGGCCACCTCTTCTACATCGACCCCGCCATCCCCGAGGAGAACCCGTCCCTGAGCTCGCGCACCGAGCTGCTGGCGGCCGACAGCCTGTCCAAGCACTCGCAGGACACGCAGCCCCTGGAGGCCACCCTGGGCAGCGGGGGCGTCACCCCCGAGCGGCCCCCCAGCGCAGCCGCCCACGACGAGCTGGAAGAAGGGGGTGGCGGCGGGGCAGCCCCCCGCAGCGGAGAGCTGGCGCTGCATGATGGGCGCCTGGGGGACTCGCCCAGCCCTCAGGTGCTGGAGTTCGCCGAGTTCATCGACAGCCTCTTCAACCTGGACAGCAAGAGCAGCTCCTTCCAGGACCTCTACTGCATGGTGGTGCCCGAGAGCCCCACCAGCGACTACGCCGAGGGCCCAAAGTCCCCCAGCCAGCAAGAGATCCTGCTCCGCGCCCAGTTCGAGCCCAACCTGGTGCCCAAGCCCCCAAGGCTCTTCGCTGGCTCGGCCGACCCTTCGTCGGGCGTCTCGCTGTCGCCCTCCTTCCCACTCAGCTCCTCGGGCGAGCTCATGGACCTGACACCCACGGGCCTCAGCAGCCAGGAGTGCCTGGCAGTGGACAAGATCCGGACTTCCACCCCCACCGGCCATGGGGCCAGCCCCGCCAAGCAGGATGACCTGGTCATCTCGGCACGCTAG